TAAGAACAAACACCTGTATGTCTTTCTCCTTCTTTTGCCAGGTATATGACACGCCCACCTTGGCAGCAAAAGGCCTCAACAACCGGGACCTGTCTCATTCCCAGGATATTTATGACGTGCCACCCAGTGTGGAAAAGGGCTTGCAAGTGGTAAGTGACGGGCATGGAGTTTTCATTGGCTTAGGGGGGCACTTTAGTTGGGGGAGGCAGAGAAATCTGGAGGGAGTCTGTGATTAGGATGATGGGCACAAACCTGACCACAAACCAAATTTTCACATGAAAATTCCCCAGTTTGTGCTTCCCGAACCAAGGTTCTGGAGAGTTGCCTCCCCCGAGCATTTCatggacttttgtccagttcGTGGAttcggctggcagccattttaggcttaCAGCAGACTAGTGTATACACCGCTGTCCACCCTAAATTGCTGCCAGTCATTTCAGCTATCGATTTTTCTCCCTCCCGCTTGGAAGCACACGTGTTTCTCTGCTGTAGTTGCACGCCAATTCCATGCACTTCTGAGCAGGGTGAAGAGAAATGGATCAGTTTGTTTCGGGAGGGTTGGATCATCTGGGTTCGAGGGGGTTTGGGTCGGAAACACCCCGAAAGCCAAACTGAAATTTTCTGGTCCATGCCCCTCCCTAACCGGGAGACCTGTAACTGTCATTCTGCAACAAAAAAGTACCGTTGGGGAAACATAAACTATACTGTAGCCCTCTGAAGATGTTATGCTGGCATTCCATTCACGCAGAAACCCACTAACCATCCGTTTCAGGGCTGTGATTCACACATTCTGTGAATAGGGCAATGAATGAATTTTCCACTCAGGTACAGCTTTCATTCCAATGAGCCAGAACCCTGATTTTCTATTGTTTTGGTTCATATAAATACAAGTTGTGACCCCATGGGAAATCCATAACTTTCCCTATTCACATGTCATAACAATTACATGCATCATGGGCCCCCTATGTTTCCTATACATGAAACATGCAGGTTTCTGCTTTGCCTCAACACCAGCATAAGGTTTTCCGAGGTCACTGAAACTGACTTTGAGAATGAATTTCTAACTCTTGAAGTCCTCACTGATCAGTGTAAAAGAGGCCTTCCACTGATGTCTTCCTCTCAGCCAGCGATATTCAGGGGTATGCTGTTTCTAAACGTGGAGCCAGTAATGAACTCTCATGGCCAACAGCCATTAatcttccatgaatttgtctaatacTCCCTTTGAAAGCCACTAGCATGCAGCAAGACTATAACATTTTTGCGGGCCAGCCAaggcagaataaattatgcaagaatgggaaaatatatgGAGATCTTCTTCTGCATACTAATACTTAGGTCTGGGAATCTGCCTCTTCTTTGTGTGGCGTTTGGTACATGTAATCTTGGCCTCCTAGCTAGGCCTGGTCAGCCCTGAGGCTTTCCCCTTGCTACCCCAGCTGTCCCTAAGATTGTGCAGAGCTGGTATCCTGAGTCTGCTTGGCAGCTTTTCAGCTCCCGCCATTTCCAGGAGTAGATGCTAGAGATTTTGGGAACCCGAGGGATGATATGGAACGCTTGCTGTTCAGCGCTGCCTTTGATATATCCCTACAGGTGTACGACATCCCCCCGTCAGTCAGCAAGGACGTCCCCGATGGCCCGACACGTGAGGAGACCTATGATGTCCCCCCTGTCTTCTGCAAGCCTAAGCCCTTCGACCCATCCCGACACCCGCTTATCCTAGCTCAGCCTGTAGCGCCACCAGCAGAACCTTACTTGCCTGAAGATGTCTACGATGTGCCACCAGCTGCCAACAAGGGCGTGCCCGAGGCCCAGGAGATCTATGACGTTCCCCCTGGCTTGAGAAAGCTAGCAGGCCAGGAAGTCTACGACATCCCACGAGAGCTGCCGGTGGGCAGCAAGGACGGGGAAGGCGATTACATCTACGACGTGCCGCCCCAGGTGGACCGGGAGGGCAAGACAAGTGACGGCAAGCGGCTCTCGGCCTCCAGCACGGGCAGCACCCGCAGCAACCTCTCCAACTCCTCTCTGGACATGGTGCCCGTCAAGGAGGCCCCAGACAAGGAGCTCCACCTCGATCAAGCAGTCGCCATGGAGACGCTGGCCCGGCTCCAGAACAACGTCAGCACTGCCGTCTCCTACCTCATGTCCTTCATCAGCGGCACATGGCGCAGCCCCGAGCAGATGGAGGCGCAAGCGGCCAGCATCCAGGGGGCGGCCGAGAGCATCAAGGGGGCACTCAGGGAACTGCTGGAATTTGCCCGCGGCGTCGTGAGCAACGCCGCCCAGGCCTCGGATCGCTCCCTGTACTCCAAGCTCAGCAAGCAGCTGCAGAAGATGGAGGAGGTGTACCAGGCACTGCTACGGCACAGCCAGGCGTTGGACAGCTGCGGCTGGGCACCCAGTGCCCTAGTGCCCGGCAAGCCCGGCGCCCCTGACGACCTAGAGCATTTTGTCATGTGCTCGCGGGGGGTACCCGACGACACCAAGCACCTGGCCTCCTTCCTGCATGGCAATGCCTCCCTGCTCTTCAAGCAGACCAAGGCGCCCCCTGCCTCCCTGGGGGACGGCAGCCTCGGCCACGGCGCCCCAACCGATAAGGCAAGCAGCATCCAGTCCCGGCCCCTGCCTTCTCCACCCAAGTTTCTGCCGCAGGACTCGCCCGAAGGGCAGTACGAGAACAGCGAGGGCGGCTGGATGGAAGATTATGACTACGTGCACCTGCAGGTGGGGTTGGGGAGGCAGGACGGGGAGGTGTGGCCGTATCgcgggaggggaggatgagaccGCCCTCCGCCCCCTCCATAGTGCGGAATTACGGGGAAGCTGGACTCCCCTTGTTTGTCCCTGGTTCCCGTTCTGTTACTCCCAGGGCATTTCGCACAGCCAGGTTATTTGTTCTTACTTTGTTACGTTCCCCACTTGTCTCCTCCCGAGTAGTTTACAAGATCATTCTACTGTCTTCCATTTAATCCTCACCCTACAAGGCaggatagcctcttgtggcgcagagtggtaaggcagcaggcatgcagtctgaagctctgctcatgaggctgggagttcgatcccagcagccagctcaaggttgactcagccttccatcctcctgaggttggtaaaatgagtacccagcttgctggggggtaaacggtaatgactggggaaggcactggcaaaccaccccgtattgtgtctgccatgaaaacgctagagggcgtcaccccaagggcaagatatgactcggtgcttgcacagggaatacctttacctttaccttatgaggCAGGATAAGCTGAGAGAGAATGTCTGATCCGAGGTCAGCAgcgaacttccatggcagactggagatatgaacctgagtctcccagatcttagtctgatccagcctttctcaactttttgactgtggaggagcccttgaaataaattttcaggctttaaggagccctggaagtgttgtTGGCTGGCCTCACCTCCCTGCTAGGCCCCTGAAGTGACATAACCACCTATATTCTTCACCTTCCTTTTGCTCTCTCCCCTTGCCTTTATTACTACTCATGTAAGATGGAATGAAAGGCAGGAacagagaagacagcccagagccctccataccatgccacaactgacTCTCCTCCCCCTTGATTTTTGCACTCATGGCCTACTCACCGAGCCCTCTGGGTAGAGGCAACCAGTTCCCTAGTTTGTTGTCCAAGTCTATGAAGGCAGAtggagaaaggctgtggaccccctctggagttcccacggacccctggttgagaatcctttctttgaccactacaccatgctgcctcctATCTCCTAAAAGTGTGGCTTGGGTGTGATGGCCATGAGAATACCTCTTCCTTTGGACATAGGTGCTCAGTAGTGGACAGCTAATGTCCAACCGTGTGCCTTCTGCTTCTCCACTGTCAACAGTAACCCATCTCTCCATCTGAGCAGTCCAGTTATTCACTTTTGATCCCCATCCagagctggatggcccagacttccctgatctcagaagctaaacatggtTGACCCCAGTTAGTACTGTGATGAgcgaccatcaaggaagtccagagtggctacacagaggcaggcaatggcaagccacctctggtcATCTCTTGGATTAAAAACCCTATGGAGATACCATAACTTGGCTCTCCTCCACCACCAGGTCTTCTGGTTGTTCCACCACCACCTGGTCTTCTGGTGCTTCTGCTTCCTTGTTCTGGGAAGCCCTTCTGAGAGGCTGAGCTTCTCAGAGGTTACTGTCTGAAAGCATTGTTCAGAAGTTTGAAGGAACTCATTTGGGTGTTGACAGCTCTTTGCTGGGGTGGCAGTTGACCCAACTGACCCAACAGGCTGTGTGCAGTCTTGGCCAAGTCTGTGCTTGTGATCTTTTGGATCTATCACCACCAAACACAGTCCTGTATAACGTGTCACATTGCAAGTGACATGTAGATAGGGTAGGGTTTCCAACTccggttgtctggagatcagttataattccggAGGACTCCAGGCCCTGCTGACTTTCTCTTGTCCTTTGAAACTAGGGGAAGGAAGAATTTGAGAAGACCCAGAAGGAACTGCTCGAGAGAGGCAACATCATCCGGCAGGGCAAAGGACAACTGGAGCAGCAGCAGGTCAGTAAGACGGACACGCGAGGTCCCAGAACTTCGCAGATGATACCCGGCTGGTCAATCCCTGCTGTGCAAACCCAGCTTCAGCCAGAAATTTGGTTAGGTGTCTCCTGAGCTTGGCTCAGTTAGGAAGGTTGTAGTGAGCACAGTTCCACCAATGACTTGTCTTTACTGCTTTGTGAATCTGCCCTCTCCTTAGGAGATGGGCCAGGGGTAGAATATGCTCAGTTGCAAACAGTGGTGTACCACTGGGTATCATTTTAGGCTATGCCTGCTGACTTAGTAAGTCCCATTGCTTTGGAGTGAGCCTGCACGGGATCGGGCTGCAAGTTAATAGGATGTCTGAATATCCCACCTGGGCCAATGTAACTTTTCTAGAGCACAAAGCCTAGTGCAGAAACATGCCTGTCATCCTCTACGGCAGGCCTCTTCCTCCTGGTTCCATAGGTCCCCTTCTCATCCCAAGGTTCTGTCCCCATGCTGGCTGGGAATGGGCATGTGTGTCAACGGCCAGTCTGCTTTCTTGGGCTCTCTGAATCTTCCACCCCTCATTTGGGCCTGGTGAAGATCTGTGGCTTGCAGTGATGCTTGGTGCTTATGCCCAGGTCTCAAGTTTGCTCTTGAGATTGCAGAGACAGCCAGGAGGCTTGGAGGGCCCAGGACTCATTGGTAGAGGATctactttgcacacagaaggtcccaggttcaggtcCCGGCACCTCCAGTAAAAAGCCTCTGGCTgtaggtgataggaaagaccttgAGCTGAGACCGCTAAAAGTACACAAAGCTGGCTTTGATAGGCCGTGAGTCCCTCAATGCATTCATTGCTGCTCCCCAACCAACCGCCTGCTCTTTCTGCCTGCAGCTGAAGCAGTTTGAGCGCCTGGAGCAGGAAGTCACGCGGCCAATCGACAACGACCTCTCCAACTGGACGCCGCCGCAGCACTACGCCCACATCCGTGGGGGCGGCACCGCCCTCTGCCCCTCTGACCGGCAGCTGCTGCTCTTCTACTTGGAGCAGTGTGAGGCCAACCTCACCACTCTGACCAACGCCGTGGACGCCTTCTTCACAGCCATCAGCACCAACCAGCCGCCCAAGATCTTCGTGGCGCACAGCAAGTTCGTCATCCTGAGTGCCCACAAGCTGGTCTTCATCGGGGACACTCTGTCACGCCAGGCCAAGGCCCAGGACGTGCGCCACAAAGTCACCCACTACAGCAACCTGCTCTGTGACATGCTCAAGGAGATTGTGGCAACCACTAAGATGGCCGCCCTCCAGTACCCGTCGCCTGCCGCTGCCAAGGACATGGTGGAGCGGGTCCACGATCTTGCAAACAGCACGCAGCAGTTCCGGATGGTTCTGGGGCAGCTTGCATCTATGTGAAGCCCCTTCGTCCTCCTTGAAGAGGAGGCCTGCTTACAAGCCATTCCCTGTAGATACCTTACTGgacagctgcctgcagcagaACTGACCTTAGGTAGAGGGGTGgcttggttggctggctggctgctccctcttcctccccttccccaaatcgtTCTGTTGACACAGACTCCCATGCCAGCAAGTTCCAGAGAATCTGATGCAGGCCCTAATCCTGTTCTGCTGGGAAGGAGTAACATTTATAGTCCTGATGGCAGGCAGGGGCTGGTCATAGAAggcaaataattatttttttttcctgtctgaTTCTGAAATTGTTTGGTTAATAGGCACTATTTAAATCAAATAAAGAGACATAGAATCCAAGCAGTTAGAGGGGTGATGGGGAAAGATTTGTGTTGTGCGTTTTTGTTACTGTGTGTGGTCACGAAGACTCGTGCACCACAGAGTGGATGAGGACCACTTTCCAGTTTGAGCGAAGGTCACAATGGGGTCACCTTGATGGCAGAAAGTCTCCTTCCACGGTACCTGTTTGGGCAACGATGCCCATGTACATCAATAAGGGGATCTACAGTGACAAGGTGAGGCCCCTGTACAAGCTGGGAAACAATGCTGGGCATCTGGATGTCATGAATTTAGAGGTAGTTTATTGAGGGGAATCATATCTCTCATTCGGAACCTGGCCATAGAGTGTGGATTAAGAGATCCACAAAATGGAGCTaaggactagggatgggcattaaCCAAGACAATGTGGTTTGTTTTGGTTGGTGGTTTGTGGCATGCCACCATCGAGAGCCATGAATCATCAAGAGATGAACTAACTGTTTGGGATTGTGATGTagagccccaccccccacaggtatgctagagacaccaagctTTCAGGGGATCTCtgactgactctcctctacctgccctcccaggtttagtgaggattggatttacgggGTCCAAATTACAGCACCACCCCTTCCAAAGATGTCCCATCCTCCATTGTCTCTAATAGAGggggggagtaaaaaaaaaaaaaagcaagggcaGCAGGAGCCCAAGAGAACAGAACTGACGTccaagagaatctctgcagtagaaactttAAGGGAGACATTCTGGCAAGCCCAGCAGAAACAAGTGGCCagccatgaactggccaaaattcttcACAAACTTTGATTTGTGAGTTAGTTCCTGCCTGTCCTTACTAAGGACAGAGAGAAGAGAGTTCTCTAAAAACCTGAAAGTTTGCATAAAAACCTGGAATGTTAAAAAACATACACCAGGGCATTTAAAACCTCCAAAATTATAGTAACAACAGCTGTAGCTGTAAGAGAACAGTGCCCACTGAACTCTTATTTGATgcctgggaagggaaagaggcaacTGTGAAGGAGGGGATTACAGGAACAAATGAGGGGTCTCCCACAAATCCTTGCAGCTTCCACGCTTGTAATTAACAAATTTAAGTATTCATGTCAGGCTTAGATCTCAGATGGCTTGGCCATTCTGATTCACCGTCTTGTAGCATCACAGAGCCACTGGGCTTGCTGCTGTTTGCTTTTAACTTGCCAGTCCATCCCTGCATGTAACAGTACTACCAGAATGCCCAGCTTAATGGGCATTTGGGGCGACGCAGCAGACAGGATAAAATTCTCACCAAAATATGGGTAGTTGGGAGAAAGTTAGATGTGAACTTTGGGGCTGAATTCTGACTCCAATTATAGGTCCAAAGGCATATGTGAAAAAATCGTTTCGTTCTGACCTGGTGCTTGGGGGACAGTGATGGGACAAGAGAGTCACCATGTAGCCAAGAATGGAGTCCTGGGAATATGCAAGGAAAATGCATGGAGATCTTTAGAGGGTGTTGGACAGAGACCATCCTAATTACTGCACTGAGCTGGGTTTGCAGTTGGAAATCCAAACCAGTCCCAAATGGACCAATTTAGACTCAGAAACTCTTACTGAATCAAAGTGGGGTTACACCCAATTCTGCCCCGTCTCTCTACAGGATCTTCCTCCCAAAATTGGGCACAGACTGGAAAATTATGTTGCAAGGAAATGAAATGGCCTTGATTCACACAGCTCTATAATAAAGGAAcagatgcaaattttaaaaagacgCTTCTGTTGTAAAGAATCGAAACAGGACTGTTTTAGAATCTACTCCAAAAATAAAGTGCAGCATTTGAACCAAAGCCTGAAAATAGCCACAAATAGGAAGTAAAGAAAGGAGCATCTTGCAGGGCCCCAAGAGCTTAAAAGGAGAGAAACCAGCCTTGTTAAGAGATTTTCAACAACTGGGTTGCTGATACATGTTAAAAAACAAGGAAAGGGCAACAATAATCCTTGTTACCTTGAAACTTGGCTAGCATGATGGCTTGGTTCCCGCTTGCTAACATGGCTATTCCTTAGGTGAGTCCACCACCTGTATCTCTGTGAGAATCTGACAAAGCCAAGTTCTTAACAGAAGACGTGCCCTGGATAGCATCTCCTGCATTAAGTTTCCCCGCTGAAAGAGATGGATTGTGTTCATAGTGTTGTTTGTCATCTCGTCAATAAGGAGAAATGGGCAGTTCCTAAGGCTGCAGGCAGCGTGTTTCCTCTCAGGAAGACTTAGCTGAGCAGGTTTTCTTCTCCACCCTCATTTTAACTAAAAGCAACTGAGAGGCTAATGAGATGGGAACCATTGTAGTTCACCCTTTACCTCATGGCATTTTGGGTATTTgtctcttccacacacacacacacacacacacacacacatggttgcAATATTCTCTGCAGAGGGTAACTTAAAGATAGCATACGAGTATCTCATTTCCTAATACAGACCATAACAGGTTCAATTAGGAGTGGAGTTAAATTGGGAAACCCACGTGGGAAAAGGAATCCTTTTCTTCTCTGTGTTGTCCAAATTCAGTTTGTGAGGCCTGGCCATAAAGGCCTTCTGTAGTGTGGCATTCAGCTGAGAGAAGAGCTAGTGGTCAAAGCTTAACTGCTGGGAACTTGCCCTCAGCCTAAGTGCCAGCCTGGTggtgtggttaaagagcagtggcctctaatctggtgaacctagttcgattccccgctccccagccagctgagtgaccttggaccagtctgctctctcagagcgctctcagacccacctgcctcacagggtgtctgttgtggggagaggaaaggaaggcaatttatgccactctgagactcttgggtagtgaaaagtgggatacaaaacatGAACGTTTCAGGAGACTGGCAGGTACCTTTAGGTAGGGCCATAAGATCTAGAGTTACAACTCATCTttagactacagggatcagtctTTCTGGAGACAatgatcttttttgggggggagtggacGGTATGGCATTCTATACTGCTGAGATCCTTCTATCAACACCACCCCCCCgatggctccatcccaaaatctccagcaattattttattatttatttttattattagaattatATATCACCCATCCTGGCGAACCAGCTCTGGAGATGTCAGCCTAGCTTGGGAAATTGTAGCCCTAGCGTACAGAATTTCAAATTTCATTCTCCTTCCAAGGGATAAGGATATACCCCTTTTAGCAATGCAAAAGCCCTGAAGGGGGCCTTTGAAGGAGCAACCTCCAGGAAGGCCTCCTGAGGCCTTTCTGGCCTGACCACAAAGATGGCGGCCATGTGGGATTCTCAGGCCTTGGCTCCATGCTGTGTGGgcaaaaggggtgtgtgtgtgtttggaggggggaggatgaCTGGCTAGGTTGCGCTGCAGCCCAGGTCTGTGTTTAAGCTGTGTTGTGCAGGAGGTAGCATGAAAAAGACACAATCAGGTTGTGAAGGAAAATAAGCTTTTATCAGACTCCCCGCACTCTTCTGCTGTTCCCAGCTCAGGCTGCTCAGTTCTCTGCCATGACTTTTTCGGCCCATTCACTGAGGGCACTGACACGGGCGTACACAGCAGGGGTGGTGATAGAGCAGCGGCTGCTTCCCCAGGACACGATGCCCACCAGCTTCCAGACACCTGCATTCTGGCACACGAGGGGGCCTCCGGAATCACCCTGCAAGACAACACAGTGGAAAcattgtgagggaggggggagtccaagACCATGATCCATCCTTACACTTGGAGCGCCCCCACTGGGACGAAGGTATATTTCGTGTCCATCTCTGGGAGGTGCCAGCCCTCTGCTGTCCCTCTCCAAGGGAGAAGGGTGCAAGCGCTCACCATGCACGAAGAGGAGCCGGCTGCACCCGCACAGATCATCAGGTCCGAAATGTTGCTGCCCCAGGATTCCTTGCATTGCTCATTCGAAAGCAGGGGCAGGGCAGTCTGCTGCAGCTTGTTGGGGGTTGTGAAGGCTGCAGCAAAGAGAATCGGGTCAGGACACACGGCTTCCGCTTCCGCATTTTCAGTAGCAGCAATAACAAAATGTCACTGTCCTTGGCCAAAGGCCGTTGcaatacaccaggggtagtcgaactgcagccctccagatgtccatggactacaattcccaggagcccctgccagcgaatgctggcaggggctcctgggaattgtagtccatggacatctggagggctgcagtttgactacccctgcaatacacaAACAAccacagaaggaaaaagaaaactggaAAATACTACAAATAACAGACACAGATGTTAAGACGATGAAGACTCTCCCCGTTTCCCACGCTCAGACACACAAGTACCCAGCTTCCAGCATGCGTGTCCAAGCAAATGGAACTCTGTCAGTATTTTCCGATTTCAGGGGCATGGAGTTAGGACTTTACTTAGGACAGCTTTTGCTCTAACcttcctggcagccagtgcatTCTGTTAGCGACATAAGGATCGCTGTCCAGAGGCACAAAAATTGATTTATCGTATTCTGACACGGCAGGATAATTAGGAATTATCCTCATTGAGGACTGAGGTTCAACATAAAGTGAGCAGACTAAAATTCATTTCAGAGAAATATTCCtgcaggggggtgttaaaagaaAACAGCCCAAGCTGCACGTGCCCCCCTGTCCCCTTCCCAAGAATTCCCCCTGTCTttagtcctcccccccctccccacggctGAAGACTAGCTGTTAGCAAGCAGACCAAGCATACCCCTAGGACCAGCACGCCCTGCTCGGGGTCACATCAGTGTTTGCAAAGATGACAATCCCAAATCCACATTGAGAGAATGGGAGCAGTGAACTGTTTGCTTATTCCTCTGAAGGCTCATCTTGGTAAGAACAGGAAATGCCCCGAGAAAAACAAGCCCCTAATTCCCCAAGGACTCTCCACCACCCCAACACACACGCTCCTGGCTGCCCTGTTCATAGGTCACAACGACTGCATGTACAATCCATGTACAGTGTGCACctgattgtttttttaatacaagTGCTGAGTCGTTCTCGCGTTATGTTCGACTCATGCACAGCTAAATGTGATACAGGCTCCACATTGCTCCAGGTATGGTCCCTAGTTTCACCTGCAAACGAACGTGTGTTGGATCTTTTCTTACAGACAGATGGATGTAAATACGTGCCAGATGTACGTGTATTCGCTGCAATATAGGGATGGGGCTTCTGGTGAATGCAAAACAAGCCTGCTGGACAACTGCATGGCAGTCACACATGCCAGGCTGTAAACTCAGTGAGGTGGAGTGAATGGATGCAGCCAGCAAATCTCAGCTATGTGAGAACAGGAGACAGAGTAGCTCTCCATGTCCCTGACACAGAGGCCATTTGGAGGACCCCTCAGTCTTTAAGCAGGTaaccctcttctccagggatggCTTTCAGCACCCCTTTTCGTAGAGCTTTCAGAGTTCCAACAATTGGCCAACTGCCAACTGGCCAGCCTTGATATGAAGCCAAAATATTGAATAAGGCAGAAGAGGCTGTATCACTTCTGACTGTAATTCAAGGGGTGGGGTGTCGGTTTTCACCATCAATACAGCAAATTAACATAAGGGGTTTTGCTGCATACAAGAAGATTTTTAAATGTGGGGCAGCCTCTGACAACACGTCCTGCAATTGGACATGGTACAGTCCTGAACTCTAGCACTGAGGTCTATGTAAAGAGTAGATCAGCTCTTGGCATTCTAGAACAAGCTTAATTAAGTAGTCAGGCCAGGAGCATATAAAACAGCTTAAAGAAAGAGATGGAATCCCTTTGTTTAAAAGCTTGGGGAGATAACGAACATTTTGACCTGGCATCTAAAGGACAATAAGGTAGGTGCCAAGCAAACCTCAAGGGAGAGGGCATACCCAAAGTAAGGTGCCACCACTGAGCAGCCACTGTCTCTTATCCCCACCTGCTTCATGTCCGTAGTAAGGGACCATGAGAGCAGGGTGTTAGAGGTAgatcttaactggtgggctggGGAATATGAGATgcaacagtccctcagatactctAGTcccagagctgttttttgtactctgctttttgctacccgaaggaacctaaaagtggcttacaaacaccttcccttcctcttcccacaacagacaccccatgaggtaggtggggaactgtgactggcctaaggtcacccagctggctgcatgtggaggagcagggaatcaaacccggctctccagatcagaggccacccctcttaaccactaccccaagctggctcttaaggcTAAGAACATGTGCTCAGTTTGGAAACAGATGTGCAGTCAAGTACGATTTTGTAGGCCAGCCTAGATCAATGTTAGCTCCACTTCTCCATCTCCTCTGGAGgtgtccctccctcctccctgctacTTCAGAAAGCATTTTACCCTGGGATGTGCTGTGGCCAGGGTCTGCCACCTTTGGCAACCAAcgcatctctctcagcctcaaactGGGGCCAAACAGCAACCCCCCTGGCTCTGCTGGAGGCAGGGAAGCCTGTGGCCAGACCCACCATTGTAACGTGTCTTGCCCCATCCGCTGGTGGCACAGAGGTCACCACTTTTGAACTCATCTGCAGCATCCGTCAGGCACACGGGGGACACCGTGGCGCTTATCTCGGCAGGCGTGCTCAACT
This region of Paroedura picta isolate Pp20150507F chromosome 14, Ppicta_v3.0, whole genome shotgun sequence genomic DNA includes:
- the BCAR1 gene encoding breast cancer anti-estrogen resistance protein 1 isoform X1, which encodes MNYLNVLAKALYDNVAETPDELSFRKGDIMTVLERNTQGLEGWWLCSLHGRQGIVPGNRLKILVGMYDKKQLPGTVQGAPQPSPQQQPPPPTVAQTSLAYPLQGGYLPLSPASQYTPMHPSYLPQEDNVYLVPAPNKTQGGLHQGTVPTGPFQTPPGKQLPVYPKQSQPQGQEVYQVPARPASPPQEVYQVPPAPAGLGQDVYQVPPSLDGRVWDAPKPQGKVVVPTRVGQVYVYDSPKGEQDEYGFPRHLQEIYDVPPTRGLLANQGSQEVYDTPTLAAKGLNNRDLSHSQDIYDVPPSVEKGLQVVYDIPPSVSKDVPDGPTREETYDVPPVFCKPKPFDPSRHPLILAQPVAPPAEPYLPEDVYDVPPAANKGVPEAQEIYDVPPGLRKLAGQEVYDIPRELPVGSKDGEGDYIYDVPPQVDREGKTSDGKRLSASSTGSTRSNLSNSSLDMVPVKEAPDKELHLDQAVAMETLARLQNNVSTAVSYLMSFISGTWRSPEQMEAQAASIQGAAESIKGALRELLEFARGVVSNAAQASDRSLYSKLSKQLQKMEEVYQALLRHSQALDSCGWAPSALVPGKPGAPDDLEHFVMCSRGVPDDTKHLASFLHGNASLLFKQTKAPPASLGDGSLGHGAPTDKASSIQSRPLPSPPKFLPQDSPEGQYENSEGGWMEDYDYVHLQGKEEFEKTQKELLERGNIIRQGKGQLEQQQLKQFERLEQEVTRPIDNDLSNWTPPQHYAHIRGGGTALCPSDRQLLLFYLEQCEANLTTLTNAVDAFFTAISTNQPPKIFVAHSKFVILSAHKLVFIGDTLSRQAKAQDVRHKVTHYSNLLCDMLKEIVATTKMAALQYPSPAAAKDMVERVHDLANSTQQFRMVLGQLASM
- the BCAR1 gene encoding breast cancer anti-estrogen resistance protein 1 isoform X2; translated protein: MNYLNVLAKALYDNVAETPDELSFRKGDIMTVLERNTQGLEGWWLCSLHGRQGIVPGNRLKILVGMYDKKQLPGTVQGAPQPSPQQQPPPPTVAQTSLAYPLQGGYLPLSPASQYTPMHPSYLPQEDNVYLVPAPNKTQGGLHQGTVPTGPFQTPPGKQLPVYPKQSQPQGQEVYQVPARPASPPQEVYQVPPAPAGLGQDVYQVPPSLDGRVWDAPKPQGKVVVPTRVGQVYVYDSPKGEQDEYGFPRHLQEIYDVPPTRGLLANQGSQEVYDTPTLAAKGLNNRDLSHSQDIYDVPPSVEKGLQVVYDIPPSVSKDVPDGPTREETYDVPPVFCKPKPFDPSRHPLILAQPVAPPAEPYLPEDVYDVPPAANKGVPEAQEIYDVPPGLRKLAGQEVYDIPRELPVGSKDGEGDYIYDVPPQVDREGKTSDGKRLSASSTGSTRSNLSNSSLDMVPVKEAPDKELHLDQAVAMETLARLQNNVSTAVSYLMSFISGTWRSPEQMEAQAASIQGAAESIKGALRELLEFARGVVSNAAQASDRSLYSKLSKQLQKMEEVYQALLRHSQALDSCGWAPSALVPGKPGAPDDLEHFVMCSRGVPDDTKHLASFLHGNASLLFKQTKAPPASLGDGSLGHGAPTDKGKEEFEKTQKELLERGNIIRQGKGQLEQQQLKQFERLEQEVTRPIDNDLSNWTPPQHYAHIRGGGTALCPSDRQLLLFYLEQCEANLTTLTNAVDAFFTAISTNQPPKIFVAHSKFVILSAHKLVFIGDTLSRQAKAQDVRHKVTHYSNLLCDMLKEIVATTKMAALQYPSPAAAKDMVERVHDLANSTQQFRMVLGQLASM
- the LOC143823481 gene encoding chymotrypsinogen A-like, with the protein product MSILWLLSCVVFASAAQNCGVPAIEPVISGYTRIVNGEEAVPGSWPWQVSLQEKSGWHFCGGSLVSENWVVTAAHCGVTKSNVVVLGEHDRSSSAENIQKLGIQQVFTHPDWDPVAINNDIALIKLSTPAEISATVSPVCLTDAADEFKSGDLCATSGWGKTRYNAFTTPNKLQQTALPLLSNEQCKESWGSNISDLMICAGAAGSSSCMGDSGGPLVCQNAGVWKLVGIVSWGSSRCSITTPAVYARVSALSEWAEKVMAEN